Genomic DNA from Geoalkalibacter sp.:
ATCCCGGCGCATGCGCCGGCCCATGGGTTCGACGGCATCGCTTCAATGAGGCCGGGGCGGAGATGCCCCGGAAGATTTTGGGGCGTTCGGCACAGAGCATGCGGAAATACTCGCTTCAATGAGGCCGGGGCGGAGATGCCCCGGAAGATAACGACGGGCCCTGGAATCCCGCCACGAAAAAGCGCGCTTCAATGAGGCCGGGGCGGAGATGCCCCGGAAGATGAGCTGGCGCAGAGCCTTGGCGCCACCCTGCCCACCGCGCTTCAATGAGGCCGGGGCGGAGATGCCCCGGAAGATAACCCACGCGCCGCCGGCCGCCGCCCTAAAAAACACAGCTTCAATGAGGCCGGGGCGGAGATGCCCCGGAAGATACAGGCCTTCGAGTTCGAGCGGAAGGAAATCCTCGCTGCTTCAATGAGGCCGGGGCGGAGATGCCCCGGAAGATCCCCAGTGCCGTGTGGGGGGAGATGGCGGCAGGTGGCTTCAATGAGGCCGGGGCGGAGATGCCCCGGAAGATAGTCCCCTTGTAACAATAGATGAATCAAGGGTTCAAGAGGTTTTTTTCGAGGGGTGCGAAAATCGACGCCGTAAAAGACGTCCAATTTTGCTTCACAGGTTTTCTGCGGAGAAAAATCATTTTGTTTTCAAAGAACTTATCGTTTTCGAGCGCTGCCGGATCCGCGCTTGGCACCTCAGCCCTCGAAAGGGGATGGGCAGACATTGCCAACCATGACAACTTCGCTCAAACGATGACCGGCTGACGCTTAACCGGCTCAAAACTTTTGCCGATGCTGCGCACGTGTGGCTTTACGTTTTCGGCCGGGCCCAGATCAAGAATCAGCACGTGGTCTTCACGGTGGTTGATGATTTCGCGGATTCTGTCCTCCAGTTCCAGCATGCGCATTTTGCCCAGGCGACACTGAAAGACCGACAACTGCAACCATTCGCCATAGCCGTGCATGGCCTTGAACAACCGCCGCCAGCGGCGTTGGTTGCTGACATCGTAACTGACGATATACAGGTGATCCATGGTCGTCACCGGGTCACGAAAACGGGGTAAGCCGGGATTTCTCCCGACAGAAAACGGATGAGCAGGCGCGCCTGCACTTCCAGAAGCCGCCGATAACTTAGGCGGTATTTGAAAATCGGATGAGTCACTTCCTGATTCATCCGCCTCTCGAAGGCCGCGATGAAGTTCTTCCGCCCCCTTTCGCTGAGATTGCACGCCCCGGCGGCGCTGACAAAATCTTCCTTTTGGACTTCGCCGTTGTTGATCGCCATCAGCACCGTCGAGTCGGCCAGCAACGGGCGAAATGGCTCCATCATGTCGAGGGCCAGGGCCGGGCGACCGAAGCGAGGTTGATGATAAAAACCCCGATAAGGATCGAGGCCCACCGCCGCCAGGGTGACCGTCCACTCACGGGTGAGCATGGCATAGGCGAACGACAATAAGGCGTTGACGGGATCACGAGGCGGGCGACGGTTGCGCCCCGCCATGTCGAATGCCATGACGCCCTCGCTTTGGGGACTGAACATTCCGGCAAAATTCTCGAAATAGCGCCCCGCCGCTGTTCCTTCGATGCCCAGCAGGGTATCGAGCGCATCGGCGCGCATAGCCGCTCCCATAGCGCGACGCAACGCCGCAAGCGCCGGACCGACCAGCTCTTTTTCTCCTTTCCAGTTGCGTTTCAAAAGCGTGCGGCAGTTGGCGATCTTTCCGGCGACCAGGCGCCGCGCCAGCCGCAGACACATCTGCGGATCGAAGCTCGCGCGATATTGGGCGGTGCGCGTCTCCACATTGCGGTGACCGGTGCCGACGGTGTGCCCCATGAACCAGCCGCCGTAGCTTAGCCAAGTCACGGGAATTTCCCGCACCAGGCATTCGTGCAGGGCCGGCGTGGTGAGACCGGCGTTGCCGAAAAGCACCACCTGCGAAGTGTCACCGTAGGCCACCGTCGCGACCTTCTCCTTCTCGACTTCGACGACCAGTCGCTCCCCGTCCTTGCGCACATAGGCCCGAGGCGACTGCACGTAGAGGGGCAGGCCCTTCTCGTTGGCGGCAAAGATCGGCCGAGGCGGCAGTCCAGCCTGCCCGAGAAAGCGGATCTCTTCAGGCAGACAGATGCCCACCAGGGAACAGCGCGGGCATTTGGGGCTATCTTCCAGGGGCGCGGGGATGATCCCCTGCCGTGCCACCTCGCGGAATTGCTGGATGGCTTCTTGAGTCAGCGCCGTCAGCTCCTCGTCGAAGATCACCGGGACGCGCTCCTTGGAGGCTACAAAATACAGATCGCCTTCCTCGCAGGCATAGCCATGTTCGCGCAGCAACAATCCTTGCGCACAGAGTTGCACACGCTCCGGATCATAGGCGCCGCGCGCCACATGGGGGCGCTTGCCCCGTTTGTAATCGACGGGGCGCACGGCACTGCCCTGCCCTTCCACCAGATCGATCTTGGCGGTAATGCCCAACTGCTCGGAACTCAGGCTGACCGAGCGGGCATGAATCAGCTCTTCCTCTTCCGGCGCAACCGGCAGCGGCTGACCACCCTTGCGGTCCACCCGGCGGTGCTTGATGCTTCCGTCGACGGTGTCGGCGCTGGGGGCGAACTCGCCCTGCACCCACATCTGGTAGCCGAGTCGCGGGCAATAGACGAATTCGTTGAGCATCCGCACCGGAATCAGGGGAAAATCATCGTTTGTCGCCGCCATAGTTCCCTCCTTGAATCAGTCCCTGCGGCATATTGGAAAACAGAGCCGCATCTGTTAAGCTGCACCATATCCACGCTGACCGAAGCCGCGAGGTATCACCATGAGCAGATTGGCCAGAGAAGACATCCTGGAACTGAGTGTTTCCGAGCGCATTCAACTCGTTGAGGATATCTGGGATAGCATCGCGAGCATCCCCGAAACCGTCCAACTCTCTGAAGCGCAGAAAGCGGAACTGAACAAACGGCTGGCCGACTACCATGCTGATCCCGCCAAGGGTTCCCCATGGGATGAGGTCCGCGAGCGGATCAGGGGGGGGCGCCGGTGAGGCGCGCCTTGCTGATCCGCCCAGAAGCCGAGGCGGACATCGGCGAGGCCTTTGATTGGTACGAAACGCGGCTGCCGGGACTTGGCTCGGATTTTTTGCTCAATGTTGATGCTGCATTTCACGCCATACACCGGAGTCCTCGCCAGTTTCCCCTGATACATAAAAGCATCCGTCGCACCCTCATCCGAAGATTCCCTTACCAGATTCTCTTTGTGGAACAAGAAGATCAGATTGTTGTCCTCGCGGTCTTTCATGCGAAGCGCAACCCGAAGCGATGGAAAAAAGATCCTCTCTCCTGAACATCGAATTTGTTGAGTATCCGCACCGGAATCAGGGGAAAGACCTCGTTTGTCGCCGCCATTGTTACCGCCTTAAAGCGTTACCCCAATTGGGTCGTCCGGCTCAAACGCGATGCCCATGTAAAAAATGCCATTGTTACCGCCTTAAAGCGTTACCCCAATTGGGCATTGCCCACACAAATGACCTCTGTTATCCTTGCGCCAGGAGGCCAAAACCATGCTCATCCAGACAGATTCCCGCAGACGAATCACCCTGCCCCCGACCACCGGAATCAAACCGGGGGACACGGTGGACGTCGAAGTGCTTGAAGATGGCCGCATCCTGCTGATTCCGGTGGAACCCGTCCCCCGCCATCAGCTGTGGGCCTGGACCGCCGAGAGCAAGGAGGCCATCACCCGGTCACTGACCGATCCCCGGCCTTCGGCTAAAGTCGACACCGCCGAGGAGGCCGAAAAGGTCGCCAAACGGTGGTCCGGTGAAGATTGAAATCCGCCCCGCCTTCGATGAGGCGGTCATGGCCGCGGAATTGCCGGTACGCAAAGCGGCCGCCAAAATGCTAGTGCTGCTGCAAGCCCTCGACCTGCCAGAATTGTGGAAACATTCCGGCCTGAATTTTGAAAAACTCCACGGAATGATCGAACCGACCACCGGCCGGCAGCTCTACTCCCTGCGCGTCACCGGCAGCGCCCGGGCCATCGCCTGCCTGCTCAACGGCCCGACCCTGGTGCTGGTCAGCCTGCACGTGCAACATGATAAGGCGTACCGTAGGTGAAGCCTTGTTGGCGCGAAGACTCGCGTTTGGGATAAATCCACTCGAAAAATTATCATCCCGAACCCCGTTTAATTCCTGTTCACTTCTGCGGGGTGAAAAGCCCAAGGCCGAAGTGACAGGCGAAGCCGAGAGCAAGCGGGCCAGAAATTTGCTCCGGAAAAACAATTTCGAGCAACGATCCCTGGGTATCTGGCTGCACCAAGCCTCGTTTGCTGCGGAAACGGTGAAAATGCACGGGGCGACGCGGTACATTTCCGACAAATACTTCGTTTAGCTGACGGATTTGGACGGGCTCAGGCAGCCCGCGCAATCGACATTCCCTGAGAATTTGCTCCTTCACGCCAAACTTGTTCTTGATGTGCCATGGGCGCATATATGGCGTGATGGAACGCCAGATTGAACTGCTCCCTGCATAGCAACAGACATCGGAAAATATGCCCACCTCACCTGCCCCTTCGTAAATCACCTGCCATTCATTGCCATCGCGGGTAAAGAGCCGATTGAGCTTTTGCATCGCCCGCAGGTGGTCCGCTCCAAATCCGCCCGGTGCGTGAATTAGAAGGTGATCGATGCGCCCCTGAGCGTTGCATTCGGGGAGGAAAAAGGCATGATGATGCCGGTTGGTCTCGGGAAGATCATGCCCCGAGAGAAGGGGCGTCACCTGCCCAAGGTGTCTATCCGTCATATGCATCAAGGCTACGCGGGCGAGTTCGCCAATTTTCACCGCATCTTCCAAGCGCGGCAATGGTCGGCCATACAGAGCAAAACGGACGGTTGTCACCGCAGTCTGCCGCTTGCGGGAACGGATAGCTACGGTTGCAGCAGCAGGCTTCAACGCCCCGGATGGTCGCCGATAAAAGACTCGGCGCGCCGCTGGAGGCTGACTCCAACCTGCGGCTTGCAGTTGACTGGTTTCCAAGCTGACCGCTTCCAGCCACGACGCCGGAAGAAATCCCCCTGCCTTCTTCTTTCCCCTGGCAGGATTTGCTTCCTGCCACTGGTTGCGGAAAACCTGATAATCAGAGGGCGATTGCGGGCAGAAAAGGGGAACGACTTCCCCCATTTCGCCTGTTGTCACATCAAGGGCGGCGTCGCCTGGCACACAGTCCGGTACCCCCGCCCACGCTTCAAGCCGCCGCGCCTCAACCCAGCTCTCGGCCCTTCCCAGATAAGCCAGACCGTTCAGCAATTCATCGAGAAGTTGTTTTAATTCTTCATCGAGGGAAACATCCGGCCAGGCGACGATCAGCTCTTCTTCAAGCGAGATACGGACAAAGGCATCGAAGATCAGGGTATTCTTGTCCTTGGCTCCTTCGCGTACCGGCATGTAGTGCCGCACATGGGAGTGCACGGCAGCGGGCAGGCGATAAGACGGCAGTGACTCGGCAAGCTGAGCCAGAAGCCCCTCCAACTTCGCCAACGGGTAAACCTCTCGATCAATCTTGCGATGCCAGACCGCGATCAACGCCCGAAGAATGCGCCACGGCGACGGCGGCCATTCGACATCGGCCTCGTTCACATGCCGCCCCCACGGCGTGGCGTGATAACGTCCGCCGGAGAAGCGAAAACCGATGGCGAGCATATTATTTCCTCCAAGTGACGGTCGTCACAGGCGGCGTGGCAAACGCTCCCTCGGCGGCAACGACTTGGATCATGCCTGGGAGAGCAGCTTCAAGAGCTGCAAGCTCAGGGACCACAAACGACTGAGGCCGAGTCACTCGCAGGTCAATCAGGTCAAAATCACAGGCCGTGCGCAACCTCATTCCGTGGTCAAGGAATCGACGAATCTTGTACAGCATGATCGCCAGCAGCAACTGCTCGACCTGCAAACCTAGACCAAAACCTCGCAGTTGGACCAGATCGATGTTGAAATAGGCGGTTATCTTCGAGGAGGTATATTCATCGCGGGAAAACGGAACATTACCGAAACCTTTGGCGGTATCTCCAGAAGGATTGACGTGATCATTCTTGACGCCGCCGCTTTGAGCAACCGTTGCATCTCCGGCTTCGATAAAGGCAGAAAGAAGTCTCGGCAAGCGCAAGCGCCCCCCGGCGAGATCCTTCTTCGCGAGAAAGACGCCATGAACCACTGCATTGACGTCGAGTTGCAGCAGGACTTTGGCAAGTTTGCGGATATCGACGGCGCCTTCTTCCATCTCCGCAAGTTCATTTTTCAGCCTGTCGAAAACTGACTTATCTTTCCCCTCAAGAATGTACGGCGAGTTGATGCGGTGCGCTTCAAGTACGGAGTTGGTCAAAGATTTTCCTTTTTCATCGACAACCTTGATGACGGGGAGCCCTTGGAGCGGCCCATTCCAGTTGTCGGCCGTTGTGTCCCAACAGACCGTCTCCAGTCTGTTGGCCATACTCTGTGGCGATTCGACCAGCAGCATCCGCCGGCCATCAGGGCCATCATAAACAGCCGCACCAAGGTCCGGAAATCCGGCAGGTTGAAAGCGAGTGCCTTGAATCGGTTTCAGATCGGCTTCAAGCAGCAGGCGGGGCGCGGAGTTGAGAGCGGAAAAATCGAGTGCCATGAGTTCATATCCTCCTTGGTTGGATGGTCAGTCGGTTTTCTGAACCGGTTTGAGCGGTTGACAGATGCGGGCAAGATCACTGGTGGCAAGTGGAATCATCAGCGCAGCAGCCAGCCGGGCACCTTCGATCCCCACCAGGACCGGGGGCTGGACGGGATGAGCAGGCAATTTCAATCCGGCAGTTCGCAGACGTCGCCAGGCAACGGCAATGGCTCGGTTGATCTGCTCACGGTTGTCGGTTTTCAGAAGCGTGACGATTTCCCGAGGCAGCGGCAAACGTCCTTCCGCCGGCAGCAAACCAAGCTTGTGCAGAATGGCGTCGGGCGTAAATAGAGGCTTCATCAAACAAAAAGCGGCCGGGGGCTGTTCAGGTGGCAGGTCTCGCCTCGGAAGTTGCTGCGGCAACTTGACGTTGACCAGCCCGGCAATCAGATCGGCAATCCGCCCGTCATCGGTTTCTCTCCGCAGAAACGCCATGATTGCCGCAAGATCAGCGGTTGGGTGGCCAGATAAAGGGCTGGTTGCCTCATTGCTGCGCTGAACATCAAGCAAACGCCGGTCGAGTACCCGCAACAGATTGGAAACCAGATCGCCGCCGCTCCAGACAGCCTGGTAACTGCCGGCATCCCACTCGGCCCTTCCTTTGCTCTCCTTCAGGGGGAGTACATAGCTTCGCATCTCCATTAGCCCGGCCAAGGCACAGGCCAAACGGAATTCATGCGAGTTGTCGTCTGCTTCCATCCCCCACTCGGCTCCAAGGGTGGGGACCGGTGAAACCACCTCACGCGCCTTGCCGCTATCCGCGCACATTTGATGAATCCGGCCGAGCAGTATGAGGATATTTTGTAACGTTAAGCGGCCACCACCTTGCGCAAGGGCAAAAATTGCGTCCTCCAGGCGACGCACCAATTGCTGAAGCCTACCCGGTGCGTTCTTTTCCCGGGCAAACCGGCGAAGACGTTCGAGCCACTGATTGCGGTCCAGGTGGGTGACAAGGTCGATTTGCGGGTTGCGAAGCACCTTGAGCCGCGCAAGAGGTGTTGCCAAATACGCTTTTCCGGAGCGCATGAGAAAGGCGTAGCGTTGGAAACTGGCAATCCCCCTGTCCACACCGTATCCACCAATGGCACGAGCGAAATCGAGACCGTCCCTGGCAGCACGCCGGCCAACGGTAACCCGCCCCTCGGAGAGCAATGCTGTCAATTCCCGAAGATTTATCGCTTTTTGCCACAACGGCATCCAGATTTCCGCCCGCGACGGAGCTTCGTCGGCAATATTGCCGCAACCGGCTCCCGCTCCTGCTGCCCGAACGGTAAAGGGGTAGCTTAGCAGTGAGGGATCGGAGCTTTCCATTCGGCGCGTCACGGCTCCGGCAAACAATAACGCGCCTTCGAGCATCAGAACGAAGTCCCACGGATTCATCAAAGAGTCGGAGTCAAACCCCGCTGTTGCATTTGGGCCACCAGCGTTTCCCGGAGAAAATTGACCTATGGCCTTTGCTAGCAAACCGTGTGAAGCTGCACCGTTGATAGAGGCAGCAAGCCACATAGAGGCCTTCGGCGCCGGCTTGCCCTCCTTTGGATCCAAAAGCTCTGTAACGCGCTGCATGAAGTTGTTGGTGAAATCAAGGCGGCCATCGTTTCCACCTGTCCCCAATAAAGGAGGGTATTCAGGCTTGTCGGTCGTAAGCATTACAGCGGCATCGAACCACATCAAAGTCGAATCTGGCAGTTGTGCTCGCAGGTATCCGAGGAATTCCGTTTTTTCTTCGTTCTTCGGGCTCTCTTCACGACCACCGACGCACCTGCGCCCCAAAGAAATCACCTCTTTGTAAGAACGGAACCTTTCCGCGGTTGCCGTTGCAATCAGGTCAATTCCACTCTTGTTGTCTTTGGGATAAAAACCGCTCCCGCCGTTCCATGGTGCAACAATGGGCGTTGGTCGATATTCCTCCAGAAAGAACCACTCCAGTTCCTCACGGGTCAAAACCGTCCGCAAAACAAACTGTTCGCTCTGCCAGCGCCCTGCGGCTGTGGGGTCTTTCTGCTCTGCCACCAACCGCAGGATACCGAGCGCCTTGAGGTAATGGGCCAGAGGGGTTGGGGTACAACCGCCGAGAAGATGTTCGTGCATCATGCCTGTTCCTCCTGCTCCGCCCAGGAGGCGCGCCAGTCGGCGATACGCACCAGAGCTTCCAACCAGGCCAGCCGAAATGGCCCGTAGGTATCAAGCAATTGCTGGGTTCGTGCGGTCCACGAAGGTCCCATCTCCCCTTCGCCGAGTTCCATCAGGTCGAGCCGCAGGCGAGTTGCGGACAGTGTCTCACGGCCGTCAATGGCGACTTCGGGCAATTCCTCACCTTCCCAGACGCCCCGGGCAAAGCGAGGACCGAAGGGCTTCTCCGGTTCTTTTTCTTCGGGAATTGCTCGCAGGGATAGGCGAACTTTTCCATGGTGGGCTGCAATCAGATAGGCGATCAGGTCGGCGTGTTCTTCGCTGGACCCATGTTCCAGCCAAGCCAGCATGGAGGCAAGTTCGTGGCGGAAATGCTTCCTCTGGTGACGACTGCGAGATGGCGATTTGGCCAGCAGCGGCGTCTTGCCAGTGGCATCGGCAGGCGAGCAATCGTGCATGGTCGCTTGGAAAATGGCGTGGGACTTGCCGACATCATGCCAGCGGGCAGCACGCGTTACGATACCGCGCTCTTCGATGACGCCGAGTGTTTGACAAAGTTCTGCCGCGGCATCCTCGACATCGCCAAGGTGGCGGGATAATTCCACCTGGCGCCGCATACGACTTCGGTGGTCGTCGCCAAAGATCTCCGGCGAACTCCCGGCCGCCGAAACGGGGTTCACCGGGTTGGTGGAAGACGG
This window encodes:
- the cas8g1 gene encoding type I-G CRISPR-associated protein Cas8g1/Csx17 yields the protein MMHEHLLGGCTPTPLAHYLKALGILRLVAEQKDPTAAGRWQSEQFVLRTVLTREELEWFFLEEYRPTPIVAPWNGGSGFYPKDNKSGIDLIATATAERFRSYKEVISLGRRCVGGREESPKNEEKTEFLGYLRAQLPDSTLMWFDAAVMLTTDKPEYPPLLGTGGNDGRLDFTNNFMQRVTELLDPKEGKPAPKASMWLAASINGAASHGLLAKAIGQFSPGNAGGPNATAGFDSDSLMNPWDFVLMLEGALLFAGAVTRRMESSDPSLLSYPFTVRAAGAGAGCGNIADEAPSRAEIWMPLWQKAINLRELTALLSEGRVTVGRRAARDGLDFARAIGGYGVDRGIASFQRYAFLMRSGKAYLATPLARLKVLRNPQIDLVTHLDRNQWLERLRRFAREKNAPGRLQQLVRRLEDAIFALAQGGGRLTLQNILILLGRIHQMCADSGKAREVVSPVPTLGAEWGMEADDNSHEFRLACALAGLMEMRSYVLPLKESKGRAEWDAGSYQAVWSGGDLVSNLLRVLDRRLLDVQRSNEATSPLSGHPTADLAAIMAFLRRETDDGRIADLIAGLVNVKLPQQLPRRDLPPEQPPAAFCLMKPLFTPDAILHKLGLLPAEGRLPLPREIVTLLKTDNREQINRAIAVAWRRLRTAGLKLPAHPVQPPVLVGIEGARLAAALMIPLATSDLARICQPLKPVQKTD
- the cas4g/cas1g gene encoding CRISPR-associated endonuclease Cas4g/Cas1g: MAATNDDFPLIPVRMLNEFVYCPRLGYQMWVQGEFAPSADTVDGSIKHRRVDRKGGQPLPVAPEEEELIHARSVSLSSEQLGITAKIDLVEGQGSAVRPVDYKRGKRPHVARGAYDPERVQLCAQGLLLREHGYACEEGDLYFVASKERVPVIFDEELTALTQEAIQQFREVARQGIIPAPLEDSPKCPRCSLVGICLPEEIRFLGQAGLPPRPIFAANEKGLPLYVQSPRAYVRKDGERLVVEVEKEKVATVAYGDTSQVVLFGNAGLTTPALHECLVREIPVTWLSYGGWFMGHTVGTGHRNVETRTAQYRASFDPQMCLRLARRLVAGKIANCRTLLKRNWKGEKELVGPALAALRRAMGAAMRADALDTLLGIEGTAAGRYFENFAGMFSPQSEGVMAFDMAGRNRRPPRDPVNALLSFAYAMLTREWTVTLAAVGLDPYRGFYHQPRFGRPALALDMMEPFRPLLADSTVLMAINNGEVQKEDFVSAAGACNLSERGRKNFIAAFERRMNQEVTHPIFKYRLSYRRLLEVQARLLIRFLSGEIPAYPVFVTR
- the cas2 gene encoding CRISPR-associated endonuclease Cas2, whose product is MDHLYIVSYDVSNQRRWRRLFKAMHGYGEWLQLSVFQCRLGKMRMLELEDRIREIINHREDHVLILDLGPAENVKPHVRSIGKSFEPVKRQPVIV
- the csb2 gene encoding type I-G CRISPR-associated protein Csb2 — protein: MLAIGFRFSGGRYHATPWGRHVNEADVEWPPSPWRILRALIAVWHRKIDREVYPLAKLEGLLAQLAESLPSYRLPAAVHSHVRHYMPVREGAKDKNTLIFDAFVRISLEEELIVAWPDVSLDEELKQLLDELLNGLAYLGRAESWVEARRLEAWAGVPDCVPGDAALDVTTGEMGEVVPLFCPQSPSDYQVFRNQWQEANPARGKKKAGGFLPASWLEAVSLETSQLQAAGWSQPPAARRVFYRRPSGALKPAAATVAIRSRKRQTAVTTVRFALYGRPLPRLEDAVKIGELARVALMHMTDRHLGQVTPLLSGHDLPETNRHHHAFFLPECNAQGRIDHLLIHAPGGFGADHLRAMQKLNRLFTRDGNEWQVIYEGAGEVGIFSDVCCYAGSSSIWRSITPYMRPWHIKNKFGVKEQILRECRLRGLPEPVQIRQLNEVFVGNVPRRPVHFHRFRSKRGLVQPDTQGSLLEIVFPEQISGPLALGFACHFGLGLFTPQK
- a CDS encoding addiction module protein produces the protein MSRLAREDILELSVSERIQLVEDIWDSIASIPETVQLSEAQKAELNKRLADYHADPAKGSPWDEVRERIRGGRR
- a CDS encoding AbrB/MazE/SpoVT family DNA-binding domain-containing protein; the protein is MLIQTDSRRRITLPPTTGIKPGDTVDVEVLEDGRILLIPVEPVPRHQLWAWTAESKEAITRSLTDPRPSAKVDTAEEAEKVAKRWSGED
- the cas7g gene encoding type I-G CRISPR-associated RAMP protein Csb1/Cas7g; this encodes MALDFSALNSAPRLLLEADLKPIQGTRFQPAGFPDLGAAVYDGPDGRRMLLVESPQSMANRLETVCWDTTADNWNGPLQGLPVIKVVDEKGKSLTNSVLEAHRINSPYILEGKDKSVFDRLKNELAEMEEGAVDIRKLAKVLLQLDVNAVVHGVFLAKKDLAGGRLRLPRLLSAFIEAGDATVAQSGGVKNDHVNPSGDTAKGFGNVPFSRDEYTSSKITAYFNIDLVQLRGFGLGLQVEQLLLAIMLYKIRRFLDHGMRLRTACDFDLIDLRVTRPQSFVVPELAALEAALPGMIQVVAAEGAFATPPVTTVTWRK
- a CDS encoding type II toxin-antitoxin system RelE/ParE family toxin, which encodes MLIRPEAEADIGEAFDWYETRLPGLGSDFLLNVDAAFHAIHRSPRQFPLIHKSIRRTLIRRFPYQILFVEQEDQIVVLAVFHAKRNPKRWKKDPLS